A region from the Pseudomonas sp. P8_229 genome encodes:
- a CDS encoding alkaline phosphatase family protein, with translation MSNPPNPVRNVLYIMCDQLRRDYLSCYGHPHLHTPNIDRLAAAGVRFSRAYTQGTICGPSRMSAYTGRYVSSHQVAWNAVPLPLEELTIGDYLRPHGIRTALVGKTHATANVDALQRLAISPDSAQAEVLNEVGFEPYFRHDGIFPDDPLFDDKRESAPYTHYLREQGFDGRNPWHDWANAAEGENGEILSGWQMRHAHLPARIPEQFSETVYTTNRAIDFIGEQGDKSWCLHLSYIKPHWPYIVPAPYHTLYSTKSILEAVRATPSEASKHPVYTAFRQHEESLNFSRDSVRLNVIPTYMGLIKQVDDQLGRLFDFLQSNGRWDDTLIVFTSDHGDFLGDHWLGEKEFLLEPAVGVPLIVRDPRAAADITRGTVDERLAETIDALPTFLQALGLAGAEHRLEGRSLIPLLHGESPDWRRYAISEYDYAFQAPARERLGQPIDRCRMTMVRSERWKYLAYDGFRPQLFDLLNDPQELRDLGEDPAYAAVREEHAGYLFEWVRGLKRRTTISHQEIDLRGQRFRYGEPESEKVVQIGVW, from the coding sequence ATGTCCAACCCGCCAAACCCCGTGCGTAACGTGCTGTACATCATGTGCGATCAACTGCGCCGCGATTACCTGTCCTGCTACGGCCATCCGCATCTGCACACGCCAAACATCGATCGCCTGGCCGCCGCCGGCGTGCGCTTCAGCCGTGCCTACACCCAAGGCACGATCTGCGGGCCATCGCGAATGTCCGCCTACACCGGGCGTTACGTCAGCAGCCATCAAGTGGCGTGGAACGCCGTGCCGTTGCCGCTGGAAGAACTGACGATCGGCGACTACCTGCGCCCCCACGGCATCCGCACCGCGCTGGTCGGCAAGACCCACGCCACGGCCAATGTCGATGCGCTGCAGCGCTTGGCAATCAGCCCGGACAGCGCGCAGGCCGAGGTGCTCAACGAGGTCGGTTTCGAACCGTACTTTCGCCACGACGGGATCTTCCCCGACGACCCGTTGTTCGACGACAAACGCGAGTCCGCGCCCTACACCCATTACCTGCGCGAGCAGGGGTTCGACGGGCGCAATCCCTGGCACGACTGGGCCAACGCCGCCGAAGGCGAGAACGGCGAAATCCTCAGCGGCTGGCAGATGCGTCATGCGCATTTGCCAGCGCGAATTCCCGAGCAATTTTCAGAGACTGTCTACACTACAAATCGAGCCATCGACTTCATCGGTGAGCAAGGTGACAAATCCTGGTGTTTGCACCTGTCCTACATCAAACCGCACTGGCCCTACATCGTACCTGCGCCATACCACACATTGTACAGTACGAAATCGATTCTCGAAGCGGTCCGCGCGACGCCCTCCGAAGCCAGCAAACACCCCGTATACACGGCGTTTCGCCAGCATGAGGAGAGTCTCAACTTCTCCCGCGATTCAGTACGATTGAATGTAATTCCCACTTACATGGGCCTGATCAAGCAGGTGGATGATCAGCTTGGGCGGCTGTTCGATTTTCTGCAGAGCAACGGTCGTTGGGATGACACGCTGATCGTGTTCACCAGCGACCACGGCGACTTTCTTGGCGATCACTGGCTGGGCGAGAAGGAGTTTTTGCTGGAGCCGGCGGTGGGCGTGCCACTGATCGTGCGCGACCCGCGGGCGGCGGCGGACATCACTCGAGGCACGGTAGATGAGCGTCTTGCAGAAACCATCGACGCATTGCCGACGTTTCTGCAGGCGCTGGGCTTGGCGGGGGCCGAACATCGGCTGGAAGGACGCTCGCTGATCCCGCTGTTGCACGGTGAAAGCCCCGACTGGCGCCGCTATGCAATCAGCGAATACGACTACGCCTTCCAGGCCCCGGCGCGCGAGCGACTCGGCCAGCCGATCGACCGTTGCCGCATGACCATGGTGCGCAGCGAACGCTGGAAATACCTGGCGTACGACGGCTTCCGGCCACAGTTGTTTGACCTGCTGAATGATCCACAGGAACTGCGCGATCTGGGTGAGGATCCGGCCTACGCGGCGGTGCGCGAGGAACATGCGGGGTATCTGTTCGAATGGGTGCGCGGGTTGAAGCGGCGCACCACGATCAGTCATCAGGAGATTGATTTGCGCGGGCAGCGGTTTCGATATGGGGAGCCGGAGAGCGAGAAAGTCGTACAGATCGGTGTTTGGTGA
- a CDS encoding LysR family transcriptional regulator gives MHIDLRQLRHFIALAEQRSFVAGAQAVNLSQSAFSRSIQALEHSVGCQLIDRGRKALPPTKQGQVLLEHARRLVSGAQQMANEISQFNGLEAGELRFGCGPAPAAGLIPRAIGAFIGRYPKARVQFQVDDWQSLSKRLLSEEFEFFVADTRHFEADPDYLTYRLRPRKWHFCCRAGHPLAAFERVTAEQLMSYPLAVSIRPPNLRKVIVDLSGRPDFTPNVECENSSSLLSVVLRSDAIGIVGAYSDALHQAKGELVCLKIEGLAEDLEELYTRYGIVSRAGYRLSPLAEAMIEQIKAIDAVDEEVCSLENFAV, from the coding sequence ATGCATATCGACTTGCGCCAGTTACGTCACTTCATCGCCCTCGCCGAACAACGCAGCTTCGTCGCCGGCGCGCAGGCGGTGAACCTGTCGCAGTCGGCGTTCAGCCGCAGCATTCAGGCGCTGGAACACAGCGTCGGCTGTCAGTTGATCGATCGCGGGCGCAAGGCTTTGCCGCCAACCAAACAGGGCCAGGTGCTGCTCGAACATGCTCGGCGGCTGGTCAGCGGCGCGCAGCAGATGGCCAACGAGATCAGCCAGTTCAATGGCCTGGAGGCCGGTGAGCTGCGCTTCGGTTGCGGCCCGGCACCGGCAGCCGGATTGATCCCGCGAGCGATCGGCGCGTTCATCGGGCGTTATCCAAAGGCGCGGGTGCAGTTTCAGGTCGATGACTGGCAGAGCCTGAGCAAACGCCTGCTCAGTGAAGAGTTCGAATTTTTCGTCGCCGACACCCGACACTTCGAGGCCGATCCGGATTACCTCACCTATCGATTGCGCCCGCGTAAATGGCATTTCTGTTGCCGCGCCGGGCATCCGCTGGCTGCTTTTGAACGGGTCACCGCCGAGCAGTTGATGAGTTATCCACTGGCGGTGAGCATCCGTCCGCCGAACCTGCGCAAGGTCATCGTCGACCTCAGCGGCCGCCCGGATTTCACGCCCAATGTGGAATGCGAAAACAGCTCCAGCCTGCTCAGCGTGGTGCTGCGTTCGGACGCGATCGGGATTGTTGGCGCGTATTCCGATGCGCTGCATCAGGCCAAGGGTGAGCTGGTGTGTTTGAAGATTGAGGGCCTGGCGGAAGATCTGGAGGAGCTGTACACCCGTTATGGAATTGTCAGCCGCGCGGGGTATCGGCTGTCACCGTTGGCGGAGGCGATGATTGAGCAGATCAAGGCGATTGATGCGGTGGATGAGGAGGTCTGTTCGCTGGAGAATTTTGCGGTCTGA
- a CDS encoding TonB-dependent receptor, protein MSPLNLASPLTPRRLKRLPLALLLAGSASWTHGYAADAETPPSTPAGKPAANSSQLETVTVTTRRREESSQDVPTPMSVVSGQTLETQRVYRIQDLQQLVPSVNVAYMHARQSSVSIRGLGNNPASDGLEGSVGLYIDNVYLGRPGMAVFDLMDIEQLEVLRGPQGTLFGKNTTAGVINISTRAPTFTPERSIETSVGEDGYFQTKGTISGPLNDQLAGRFSAYRTRSDGDIKNEYNGHDLNGGSRDGFRAQLLFKPNEDFNLRWIGDYNEEDSSAGTRVLYSTGPTINGVNLYQSRANAAGATLVNGSHRKVNLDSDQHVTVHQGGTSVEANWTLPSDFTLTSISSYRFWNFTPANDDGLNVAATYNAGVSVEDKQYSQEFRLASPKDEFFDYVVGAYYFGSDLDNKSFAYYGPQADIWNGTPRGALANVGSVGNGHIKTDSFALFAQGTWHLTERLDFTAGVRGTYEEKNAWVTRDAPVGGAVVTGAAATARRGRAGAYDSGNLNQYSSSPSGLLNLSYRITDDLLGYATLSHGEKSGGVNLAVGSAPTAGADSLLIGTERANNAELGFKSTLWDRRLQLNANVFWTQVNAYQTNAYDDVNRVQYLTNAGSVRSRGVEFESTVIPLRGLTLNFNGSYNDVSYLSYKDAPCPPEVSQAPGAPASCDLSGHQVVGASKWIGNANGEYKWNLANGFEPYVTASYAFRSKAVGTVEDSDYGQIPSYAVVNLSTGLRGDFNQGQWDVSLWLKNAFDKTYYTTLWTGGNGGYEGLLGTPRTLGVTGRYDF, encoded by the coding sequence ATGAGTCCGTTGAACCTTGCGTCACCCTTAACGCCACGACGGCTCAAACGCCTGCCTCTGGCCTTGTTGCTGGCGGGGAGCGCCAGTTGGACACACGGCTACGCCGCCGACGCTGAAACCCCACCATCGACCCCGGCCGGCAAGCCTGCGGCCAACAGTTCACAACTGGAAACGGTGACGGTCACCACCCGTCGTCGCGAAGAAAGTTCGCAAGACGTGCCGACGCCAATGAGCGTGGTCAGCGGCCAGACCCTGGAGACGCAACGGGTCTACCGGATTCAGGATTTGCAGCAACTGGTGCCCAGCGTCAACGTCGCCTACATGCACGCGCGCCAGTCCAGCGTGTCGATTCGTGGCCTGGGCAACAACCCGGCCAGCGACGGCCTGGAAGGCAGCGTCGGTCTGTACATCGACAACGTGTATCTGGGCCGTCCGGGGATGGCGGTGTTTGACCTGATGGACATCGAACAACTCGAAGTCCTGCGCGGGCCACAGGGCACGCTGTTCGGCAAGAACACCACCGCCGGGGTGATCAACATCAGCACGCGCGCGCCGACCTTCACGCCGGAACGCAGCATTGAAACCTCGGTCGGCGAGGACGGCTATTTCCAGACCAAGGGCACGATTTCCGGGCCGCTCAACGATCAACTGGCCGGGCGCTTTTCGGCCTATCGCACCCGCAGCGATGGCGACATCAAGAACGAGTACAACGGCCATGACCTGAATGGCGGATCGCGCGACGGTTTCCGTGCGCAGTTGCTGTTCAAGCCCAACGAAGATTTCAACCTGCGCTGGATCGGCGACTACAACGAAGAGGATTCCAGCGCCGGTACCCGCGTGCTGTACAGCACCGGGCCGACCATCAATGGCGTCAACCTCTACCAATCGCGGGCCAATGCCGCCGGCGCGACACTGGTCAACGGTTCGCACCGCAAGGTCAATCTGGACAGCGACCAGCACGTTACCGTGCATCAGGGCGGCACGTCGGTAGAAGCCAACTGGACGTTGCCGAGTGATTTCACCCTGACCTCGATCAGCTCCTACCGCTTCTGGAATTTCACTCCGGCCAACGACGATGGCCTCAACGTGGCGGCCACCTACAACGCCGGTGTCTCGGTGGAAGACAAACAGTACTCGCAGGAATTTCGCCTCGCGTCGCCCAAAGACGAGTTCTTCGATTACGTGGTGGGCGCGTACTACTTCGGTTCGGATCTGGACAACAAATCCTTCGCCTATTACGGCCCGCAGGCCGACATCTGGAATGGCACGCCGCGCGGTGCCCTGGCCAATGTCGGCAGCGTCGGCAACGGCCACATCAAGACCGACAGTTTCGCGCTGTTCGCCCAAGGCACCTGGCACCTCACCGAACGCCTGGATTTCACCGCCGGGGTGCGCGGCACCTATGAAGAAAAAAATGCCTGGGTCACCCGCGATGCGCCAGTCGGTGGTGCTGTGGTGACCGGCGCAGCGGCCACCGCACGACGCGGCCGTGCCGGCGCCTACGATTCCGGCAATCTCAATCAGTACAGCTCCAGCCCGTCCGGGTTGCTCAACCTCAGTTATCGCATCACCGATGATCTGCTCGGTTACGCCACTCTGTCCCACGGTGAAAAATCCGGTGGGGTGAACCTCGCGGTGGGGTCTGCGCCAACCGCCGGCGCCGATTCGCTGCTGATCGGCACCGAGCGCGCGAACAACGCCGAACTCGGCTTCAAAAGCACCCTGTGGGATCGCCGTCTGCAACTCAACGCCAACGTGTTCTGGACCCAGGTCAACGCCTACCAGACCAACGCCTACGACGACGTCAATCGCGTGCAATACCTGACCAACGCCGGCTCGGTGCGCTCGCGCGGCGTCGAGTTTGAAAGCACGGTGATCCCGCTGCGCGGCCTGACCCTGAACTTCAACGGCTCGTACAACGACGTCAGTTACCTCTCGTACAAAGATGCACCGTGCCCGCCGGAAGTCAGCCAGGCACCGGGTGCGCCGGCCTCTTGCGACCTCAGCGGGCACCAGGTGGTCGGCGCCTCGAAATGGATCGGCAACGCCAACGGCGAATACAAATGGAATCTGGCCAATGGCTTCGAACCCTACGTCACCGCCAGCTATGCGTTCCGCTCCAAAGCGGTGGGCACGGTGGAGGACTCCGACTACGGGCAGATCCCGAGTTACGCCGTGGTCAACCTCTCGACCGGTCTGCGCGGCGACTTCAACCAGGGGCAGTGGGACGTCTCGCTGTGGCTGAAAAACGCCTTCGACAAAACCTACTACACGACCCTCTGGACCGGCGGCAACGGCGGCTACGAAGGCCTGCTCGGCACGCCGCGCACCCTCGGTGTAACCGGTCGCTACGACTTCTGA
- a CDS encoding aryl-sulfate sulfotransferase gives MLPGKTASALLLSGAVLSSGAFAAPSVYPTGVTRYDPDKAFNQYVIFSGADKQTHLIDMNGNEVKTWPQAGFPSAIIDPQLVGGERGHVLLQLSDKDPGKLGSAGNGLGNQSVGELDWNGKVLWQWGDKAPGGAAQQHHDQRRLSNGNTVVLANKVHQVKGFKVPEVIDDAIYEVSPDGAVKWQWLASEHLNEFGFTPEQLKLVRASDNPDYLHINNLSVVGPNKWFDAGDKRFNPDNLLLDSRNANFIAIIDKRSGKVVWRLGPNLPLINPKTAQKLPRPVDQFVGQHDAHIIPAGLPGAGNLLVFDNQGSAGYPNVTLGLISGSRVLEIDPLKNQIVWQYSAANSKQPGWAFYSSFISSARRLPNGNTLIDEGMNGRFFQVTASGENVWEYVSPYLGKAPGSDAISNWVYRALPVSYDWVPADTPRSESAVIAPTSAVQQTSASR, from the coding sequence ATGTTGCCAGGTAAAACCGCTTCAGCGCTGTTGTTGTCCGGCGCGGTGCTCAGTAGCGGGGCGTTCGCCGCGCCCAGCGTGTACCCGACCGGCGTTACCCGTTACGACCCGGACAAGGCGTTCAACCAGTACGTGATCTTCAGTGGCGCTGACAAGCAGACGCACCTGATCGACATGAATGGCAATGAGGTGAAGACCTGGCCACAAGCGGGTTTTCCGTCGGCGATCATCGACCCACAACTGGTCGGCGGTGAGCGCGGACACGTGCTGCTGCAACTGAGCGACAAGGATCCGGGCAAGCTCGGTTCGGCCGGCAACGGTCTGGGCAACCAGAGCGTCGGCGAACTGGACTGGAACGGCAAAGTACTCTGGCAGTGGGGTGACAAGGCGCCCGGCGGCGCGGCGCAACAGCATCATGATCAACGCAGGTTAAGCAACGGCAACACCGTGGTGCTGGCGAACAAAGTGCACCAGGTCAAAGGTTTCAAAGTGCCCGAGGTGATCGACGATGCGATCTATGAAGTCAGTCCTGACGGCGCAGTGAAATGGCAGTGGCTGGCCTCGGAACACCTGAACGAATTCGGCTTCACCCCGGAGCAACTGAAACTGGTGCGCGCCAGCGACAATCCGGATTACCTGCACATCAACAACCTCAGCGTGGTCGGGCCGAACAAGTGGTTCGATGCCGGTGACAAACGCTTCAATCCGGACAACCTGTTACTCGATTCGCGTAACGCCAACTTCATCGCGATCATCGACAAACGCAGCGGCAAAGTGGTCTGGCGCCTCGGCCCGAACTTGCCGCTGATCAACCCGAAAACCGCACAAAAGCTGCCGCGCCCGGTGGACCAGTTCGTCGGCCAGCATGACGCGCACATCATCCCGGCCGGACTGCCTGGCGCCGGTAACCTGTTGGTGTTCGACAATCAGGGTTCGGCGGGTTATCCGAACGTCACCCTCGGGCTGATTTCCGGTTCGCGGGTGCTGGAAATCGATCCGCTGAAAAACCAGATCGTCTGGCAGTACAGCGCGGCCAATTCGAAGCAGCCGGGGTGGGCGTTCTACAGCTCGTTCATCAGCAGCGCGCGACGTTTGCCCAACGGCAATACGCTGATCGATGAAGGCATGAACGGGCGATTTTTCCAGGTGACGGCCAGCGGCGAAAACGTCTGGGAGTACGTCAGCCCGTATCTGGGCAAGGCGCCGGGCAGCGATGCGATCAGCAACTGGGTCTATCGGGCGTTGCCTGTGAGTTATGACTGGGTGCCGGCGGACACACCCCGCTCCGAGAGCGCCGTGATTGCTCCGACATCGGCCGTGCAACAGACAAGCGCCAGTCGTTAG
- a CDS encoding energy transducer TonB produces MGNVQTAASAQELLWRQAPSGELVDLGRPHRVPLGQLRLQRAPKGILSRREAILLGVLALVVHAAVIYWLNQQPTPVLPIVPPEIPPMTIEFSRPAPPAPPVVEPPPPAPVVEPPPPVEDELAVKPPPPKPIPKPKLKPVAKPVPKPVPKTVEQPPAPPQPAAPVAAPAPPAPPAPAPVTPASANAAYLKNPAPEYPSLAQRRGWEGTVMLRVHVLANGKPGEIQIQKSSGRQQLDDAALSAVKQWSFVPAKQGDVAQDGWVSVPIDFKIH; encoded by the coding sequence ATGGGCAATGTCCAGACCGCCGCCAGCGCACAGGAATTGCTGTGGCGCCAGGCACCGAGTGGCGAATTGGTCGATCTTGGCCGGCCTCATCGTGTGCCGTTGGGGCAGTTGCGTTTGCAGCGTGCGCCCAAGGGCATTCTGAGCCGACGCGAAGCGATCCTGCTCGGTGTGCTGGCGCTGGTGGTGCACGCTGCGGTGATCTACTGGCTCAACCAGCAGCCAACGCCGGTGCTGCCGATCGTGCCGCCGGAAATTCCGCCGATGACCATCGAGTTTTCGCGTCCGGCGCCACCCGCGCCGCCAGTGGTCGAACCGCCGCCACCGGCGCCGGTCGTTGAGCCACCGCCGCCGGTTGAAGACGAGTTGGCCGTGAAGCCGCCGCCACCCAAACCGATTCCAAAACCCAAGCTGAAACCGGTGGCCAAACCGGTTCCGAAGCCAGTACCGAAAACCGTTGAGCAGCCACCCGCGCCGCCGCAACCGGCAGCCCCGGTCGCTGCGCCAGCGCCACCTGCACCACCGGCCCCAGCGCCCGTGACACCGGCCTCGGCCAACGCCGCATATTTGAAGAACCCGGCCCCGGAATACCCGTCGCTGGCCCAGCGTCGCGGTTGGGAAGGCACGGTGATGTTAAGGGTCCACGTGTTGGCCAACGGCAAACCGGGCGAGATCCAGATCCAGAAAAGCAGTGGCCGGCAACAGCTCGATGACGCAGCGCTGAGCGCGGTCAAGCAGTGGAGCTTCGTCCCGGCCAAGCAGGGTGATGTCGCCCAGGACGGCTGGGTCAGCGTGCCCATCGACTTCAAGATTCATTAA
- a CDS encoding MotA/TolQ/ExbB proton channel family protein — translation MTLLASPLESIESAVIWLLVVFSVATWGLALLKAVQFGRLKAQDRRFHKRFWAASSLDSAAELSETQPGAAARVAQAGYAAIQVGEAPQANDLSQAINHQDRLERALRQQIVRERRSLETGLAVVASIGSTSPFIGLFGTVWGIMEALKGISAAGSASLETVAGPIGAALVATGVGIAVAVPAVLVYNYFLRRLKLTAADLDDFAHDFYSLAQKSSFRVLIHPTANKVVAPGNAAKVKEAS, via the coding sequence ATGACGTTACTGGCATCTCCACTGGAATCCATCGAAAGCGCGGTGATCTGGCTGCTGGTGGTTTTTTCCGTCGCCACCTGGGGGCTGGCCCTGCTCAAGGCTGTGCAGTTCGGTCGTCTGAAGGCGCAGGATCGCAGGTTTCATAAACGCTTCTGGGCGGCGTCGAGTCTGGATTCCGCCGCCGAGTTGAGCGAAACCCAGCCCGGCGCTGCCGCCCGGGTGGCGCAGGCCGGTTACGCGGCGATTCAGGTGGGCGAGGCGCCGCAGGCCAATGACCTGAGCCAGGCGATCAACCATCAGGATCGACTGGAGCGTGCCTTGCGTCAGCAGATCGTGCGCGAACGTCGTTCGCTGGAAACCGGTCTGGCGGTGGTCGCGAGTATTGGCAGTACCTCGCCGTTCATTGGCCTGTTCGGCACGGTGTGGGGAATCATGGAAGCGTTGAAAGGCATCAGCGCAGCCGGTTCGGCGAGTCTGGAAACCGTGGCCGGCCCGATCGGCGCGGCACTGGTCGCCACTGGTGTGGGGATCGCGGTCGCGGTGCCGGCGGTGCTGGTTTACAACTACTTTTTGCGGCGCCTGAAACTGACCGCCGCGGACCTGGATGACTTCGCCCACGACTTCTACAGCCTGGCGCAGAAGAGTTCGTTCCGCGTGCTGATCCACCCGACCGCGAACAAGGTGGTGGCGCCGGGCAACGCAGCAAAAGTGAAGGAGGCGTCCTGA
- a CDS encoding ExbD/TolR family protein gives MAFSTQDSDEVLSEINVTPLVDVMLVLLVVFIVTAPLLTNAIPINLPKTEAVAPVEQKDPLVVSIDGAGKLFINKDEIQPDLLEFNLKAAKAKDPEVRVQLQADDGVNYGEVARAMASIERAGITKLSVITAR, from the coding sequence ATGGCCTTTTCCACGCAAGACAGCGACGAGGTACTGAGCGAGATCAACGTGACGCCGCTGGTAGACGTGATGCTGGTGCTGCTGGTGGTGTTCATCGTCACCGCGCCGCTGCTGACCAACGCGATTCCGATCAACCTGCCAAAGACCGAGGCGGTGGCGCCGGTCGAGCAGAAAGACCCGCTGGTGGTGAGCATCGACGGTGCCGGCAAACTGTTTATCAACAAGGATGAAATTCAGCCGGACCTGCTGGAGTTCAACCTCAAGGCGGCCAAGGCGAAAGACCCAGAAGTGCGCGTGCAATTGCAGGCCGACGACGGGGTGAACTACGGCGAAGTGGCGCGGGCCATGGCTTCGATCGAGCGGGCAGGGATTACCAAGTTGTCGGTGATCACTGCGCGGTGA
- a CDS encoding alpha/beta hydrolase — protein MRNESIRYLIVPGWQGSPEDHWQTHWQNSLPNSARVEQADWLTPRREDWVAALAEAIAADSTPVILIAHSLGCVTVTHWAATAPLQYLRQVRGALLVAPADVERPTCAPALRNFAPIPSDLLPFPCQVVASDNDAAVSAPRALELARHWGAEAGILAGAGHINVKSGHQRWEQGFAYLYRLQNRLEHHARRRA, from the coding sequence ATGCGCAACGAATCAATCCGCTATCTGATTGTGCCGGGCTGGCAAGGATCGCCAGAAGATCATTGGCAAACCCACTGGCAAAACAGCCTGCCCAACAGCGCCCGGGTGGAGCAGGCCGACTGGCTGACGCCGCGCCGTGAAGACTGGGTCGCCGCGCTGGCCGAAGCGATTGCCGCCGACAGCACGCCCGTGATCCTGATCGCCCACAGCCTCGGCTGTGTCACCGTTACGCATTGGGCCGCTACCGCGCCGCTGCAATATCTGCGGCAGGTGCGGGGGGCGCTGCTGGTCGCGCCCGCGGATGTCGAGCGCCCGACCTGCGCGCCGGCGCTGCGCAATTTCGCGCCGATTCCGAGTGATCTGCTGCCGTTCCCCTGCCAGGTCGTCGCCTCCGACAACGACGCCGCCGTCAGCGCCCCGCGTGCTCTTGAGTTGGCGCGTCACTGGGGCGCCGAGGCGGGGATTCTCGCCGGGGCCGGGCACATCAACGTCAAGTCCGGGCATCAGCGCTGGGAGCAAGGGTTCGCCTACCTCTATCGCCTGCAAAACCGCCTGGAACACCACGCCCGGCGCCGCGCTTGA
- a CDS encoding sigma 54-interacting transcriptional regulator, protein MSFETFGQPLLTFPDAEKSPLSIRAKALVFVDPRSRQLREELEHLAPRAISVLIRGETGTGKELLARHIHRASDRSGLFVSVNCGAISPTYADAELFGYAAGSYTGSASSRAGWFGSANGGTLYLDEIGDLPLPIQIKLLAALENHEVTRVGAHQPSPVDVRLVAATSIDLAQAVDAGKFHERLYHYLSEGQLELPALRERIGDILSLAEYFLGIYSQRLDLPVPLISEAAQHLLERHSWPGNTRELENVIHFALLVSTGDEILPEHLNLPEASGPHLQIERLVAQINIGGSVDERKALKDLLIGLSQRL, encoded by the coding sequence ATGAGTTTTGAAACGTTCGGTCAGCCGTTGCTGACCTTTCCCGATGCGGAAAAAAGCCCCCTGAGCATCCGCGCCAAGGCGCTGGTCTTCGTCGATCCACGTTCGCGCCAATTGCGCGAAGAGCTGGAGCACCTGGCACCACGGGCAATCTCGGTATTGATCCGTGGCGAGACCGGCACCGGTAAAGAGTTGCTCGCCCGCCACATCCACCGTGCCAGTGATCGCAGCGGCCTGTTCGTCTCGGTCAATTGCGGCGCGATCAGCCCGACCTACGCTGATGCCGAACTGTTCGGCTATGCCGCCGGCAGTTACACCGGTTCGGCCAGCAGCCGCGCCGGCTGGTTCGGTTCGGCCAACGGCGGCACCCTGTATCTGGACGAGATTGGCGACCTGCCGCTGCCGATCCAGATCAAATTGCTCGCTGCCCTGGAAAACCACGAAGTGACCCGCGTCGGCGCTCATCAGCCGAGCCCGGTGGACGTGCGCCTGGTCGCAGCGACCAGCATCGATCTGGCACAAGCGGTAGACGCGGGGAAATTTCACGAACGGCTCTATCACTACCTCAGCGAAGGGCAACTGGAGCTGCCGGCGCTGCGCGAACGGATCGGCGACATCCTGTCGCTGGCCGAGTATTTTCTCGGCATCTACAGCCAGCGCCTCGACCTGCCGGTGCCGTTGATCAGCGAAGCGGCGCAACACCTGCTGGAGCGCCACAGTTGGCCAGGCAACACCCGTGAGCTGGAAAACGTCATTCACTTTGCGTTGTTGGTCAGCACTGGTGATGAAATTTTGCCGGAACACCTTAACCTGCCCGAAGCGTCTGGGCCGCACCTGCAGATCGAACGACTGGTGGCGCAGATCAACATCGGCGGCAGCGTTGATGAGCGTAAGGCCTTGAAAGATTTGCTGATTGGTTTGAGTCAACGCTTGTGA
- a CDS encoding MetQ/NlpA family ABC transporter substrate-binding protein — MKKVLLFTALAAALTASLAQAGEKLVVAATPVPHAEILELIKPTLAKEGVDLEIKVFTDYVQPNVQVGEKRLDANYFQTLPYLNSFNQGKYKDDKSKYLVTVQGVHVEPFGGYSKKYKTLAELPDGATIAIPNEGSNSGRALILLQKAGLIELKDPKNALATPKDIAKNPHNFKFKELESALLPRVLNEVDLDMINTNYALEAKLNPTKDALVIEGADSPYVNFLVAREDNKNSDAIQKLAKALTSPEVKAFIEKKYNGAVLPAF; from the coding sequence ATGAAAAAGGTTCTGTTGTTTACCGCATTGGCGGCTGCTCTGACTGCTTCGCTGGCTCAGGCCGGCGAGAAACTGGTGGTCGCGGCGACTCCGGTGCCACACGCTGAAATTCTTGAACTGATCAAACCGACCCTCGCCAAAGAAGGCGTGGATCTGGAAATCAAAGTCTTCACCGACTACGTACAGCCAAACGTACAAGTGGGCGAGAAGCGTCTGGATGCCAACTACTTCCAGACCCTGCCGTACCTGAACAGCTTCAACCAGGGCAAATACAAGGATGACAAATCCAAGTACCTGGTGACCGTGCAAGGCGTGCACGTTGAACCGTTTGGTGGCTACTCGAAAAAGTACAAAACCCTGGCTGAACTGCCGGACGGCGCCACCATCGCCATCCCGAACGAAGGCAGCAACAGCGGCCGAGCCCTGATCCTGCTGCAGAAGGCTGGTCTGATCGAGCTGAAAGACCCGAAAAACGCGCTGGCCACCCCGAAAGACATCGCCAAGAACCCGCACAACTTCAAGTTCAAGGAACTGGAATCGGCGCTGCTGCCACGCGTGCTGAACGAAGTTGACCTGGACATGATCAACACCAACTACGCGCTGGAAGCCAAGCTGAACCCGACCAAGGATGCGCTGGTGATCGAAGGCGCTGATTCGCCTTACGTGAACTTCCTGGTGGCCCGTGAGGACAACAAGAACAGCGACGCGATCCAGAAACTGGCCAAAGCCCTGACCAGCCCGGAAGTCAAAGCGTTCATCGAGAAGAAGTACAACGGCGCGGTACTGCCAGCGTTCTGA